The nucleotide window ggggagagggaaggagagaaacttTTGACCTAAGGCCCTAGGGCACTGAGTCAGATCTCCTCGTCTCAGAGCCACGTGAAGTTTCTCATATGCAGAGCAAGCCTGACCTCCAGGGTAGATGTCTGATGTCAGAGGGAGCCTTCAGAAAGTCACAGGGCTGAGGGGATCCTTCTGTAATTTGGGCATATTCTTCCGATGAATTCCAGCACCAAGACACCCAAGAAACCTACTACCCCACTACTGAATGATTTCTACATAGAGCAAAACCATTCGTTATGTAAGACCAGCTGAAACTGGTGGGGAAAAATCAGATTGCCTGTTGCAAATAGGCATGTATTGTGAGTTAATTTAAAGAACAGGTTGCTGACCATGGGCCATCTGCAGGAAGTGTAGTGTAGATGACTGTAGCCTCTGTCGTGATAGATTTAACCAGAAACAGTCTTTACAGAAGCGAACATCAAATATAATGTCAGAAAATCTTTTATCTTCCTGCCTGTGACAGTAAACGgtgaggtaggaaaaaaaaaaagcagcaaactctACGGGTGTGGGCGACAGCTAATGCTGACATAGCTATAACGTAGTCAGGGGTTAAATTAAAAAGTCCTTCTGATTATCATATCATTTCCCCCATTGCCCACAAACCACTTCCTTTTCTACTCATGAATTCTTCCCCATCTTCACAGTAGACAGAAGGCTGGTGCCTCTGTGTCAGGCAAGCATGAAGACGGTTGCTGTCACTTTCTGTGTCCTCTGCTTTCTGTTTGAAGCCCTGTATGGTGAGTAGCATTTTGGATTATTCTTGCGGTAGATGTCTCTATGCAATATAACTCACCCAATGATGGGAGACGGTAAATGAGGCATGATAGCAAGGGGTTGGAGGAATAGAGGTAACTAAGGGAAATAGCTGCAGAAAGACTACTCTCAACTTTAATATCACTTGAGTTGGTGGGAAGAGAATTCCTGCCAGCATAGGGCATTTGCTCTGAAACTAAAAAGTACAAGTTGTCATTGTTTATATTCTTTAGCTCATCCACTCAGTGTTACCCTCCAGCTGTTTAGACTGTAGTGCTCCAGCCAGCTTCCCTTGTTGGGCATAAAGTCTTATGGCAGCATGATGGTGAATGGCTTAGTAAGGAGACGCCAAGTTATTGATATTAAACCTGCTCTTGTTTGGGCAGAGAATTTTTATACTGTGAAAAATGTGTATGGCATGGAAGGACGGATAAGATCATTTTGGTGCAGGCTTGAAATGCCGATTGATTTGAATCCTAATGCTGTGTTCGAGAAAGCACTTGGTGACAGCACTGATCTCAGGCCAGCTGTAAAGAAGGATGTAGCATTTTACAAGATTCAGTGTTTTATCACAGCTACGCAAAGTAAAATACCAGAACTCACATTTATCCGTAGCCTCTCTGAAATCCACATATTACTGGGCCAGGATGGAAATATACATAATATCTGATTAAGAAGAGTCCTTTTTTTCATACGTATACTGTCCAAGGATTTGGTATGAGGCATCATATAAATAAGACCTGATATTTAGTGCACATAGTTACTAAGCACCTTCTAAACATGCTTCTTTGAAGGCCATGCCAAGGGCTATTGAATATGTTTGCTTCTGAAATTCTACTGATACAGGATAGATTTCAAGCCTCCCCCCGTAGAATTTAAGTACTCCTGAGGTTTCATACAGAATTTAagctttcatttaaacaaaaaacagtttACAGGTCTTTAGGCAATGCAGATACCCTTCTGAAGGTTAACTAATACAGCAATAATAAACTGAGTTTTCAGATAGACTGAAAAAATGGGTGAAAACACAGGGAAGGAGGATTGTGATCGGTATCTCCAAAGGGACATGaactgttcttttttcctttgaaaagttaTTCTTAAatctacaaacaaaaaaatcctataaaAGTTGTTAAATATTTCTCAGCTAGTCAATTTAGCAAGTATACTTGACCAGCATGCTTTTACATGTGGCTGGAGCTATCTGAAAGGCCAGTCCTTGTGGGAAGAAATAGGCTGCAATTTTAACGGTGCAAGTAATTGTTCTATCTGATACTGGCAttcctcccttctctctcccttcctttaAATAGGGATGATAGGAtttgggcaggagctggggagaggagatGGCAGGAGAAAAAGACTGCCTGCGACAAGAAATAGTATCTCTCAGGTTTTTTTACCTCACAGTGCTTTCAGCATTAAAAGtactaattattattattcttgctAAAAAGAAAAGTACTGTAAAAGATAGCCTTGATGTAAGACACATTAGCATCTACAGAACAAGCTAACACTCCAGCAAGCACTCTGGCAAATTTTTGGGAGTAAAAGAAGAGTAGTTTctgagatttggggttttttttgacttaGTGATTAGCAAGACCTACTTGTGATCTATACATTTTTTCAATGTAAATAGGTCATACAAGgtgatatatgtgtatatatgtgcattATGATTTGATAACCCAATTGTgataaagacattttttgtaaGAGCTCTCTGATGCCTGTGGAGAAACACAGGCAGTGGGATTTTGGAGTATGGAGCTGTAGGATTCCATAACACTTGGGGCCCTTGCTATGAAACACTGCACATGAGCACACCAACATTTGCAAAACATTATCACTGTTCACCCACAGATCTCCTGTTGTCGATACAGGAGAAAATCATGGTCATTTCTTAGAAGGGTGTCTGAAATATTATCAACAATGGCTGCCGTGTTAGTGGTATATTTTATAAGAGTTTCTGTATTTCACAACACATGTTATACCGTAGAAATAATATAGATGGTTTCCTAGAATAATTCTGGCCATTGCCTGCTTTGCTCAGAACCACTCCTTTCCTCTCTTAATCCTTGATTCTTGAAAGATAGGAACATGTTAGTCTTAGACATATGACTAAAGACACTGAATTGACAGTGTCATCTTTCAGAGTGCCTCGAAAGGCCAATGCTATGGCAACTTTAAAAACTGTATGTAGTTGCGTGATGCATTTAGCATTaacaaaacaaatgtgtttgttttaaaggcaGGCTCTGCCCTCTCCTTGCTCATCTTCAGAGGCAAACACACCCAAGTGAAACGATGCTTGTTCTTTTTATCAGCTAATTAGTACTTTGAGAACTGGGGCAGATAAACAGCAAGAAAACCAAGCAAAAGTATTCTATTCTCCTACCCTAAAGCccaagttttaaaattaatcaaaagtGGTTTTTAAACTTCTGTTAGGATCAAAATGCTGTATTGGCGATGTTTGCAAATAGCGTTGGGTCTGCCAGAGAGCAACTAGAAAGCACAAAATTGCAGtcccattaaaatgaaaataacccACCTTCCATTGGCCTCAGAGTCCAGGCACACTACCATAGAAATTCCCAGACTTCTGCCAGCATGCAGGAAAGATGAAATCGAGATGGAAATGCACATGACTGTAAATACACATATACACAgaatgtacacacacacactccttcATAGTTTAACATAGCAAGCTGTTACTTTCATACAGATGTTCAGCTCTTGGATTCACATCTGAACTCCGGTATTTGTCTTGACACTCTGCTTCATGAGGTGAGCCAGGAACAACTACGTGACTCCACAGTGTGACACTGCTATGAAACGAATGAAAGATTTGTTTCCCCTTGTCTCAAAACCTTCATATGCAATTGAATTAGCTCTTTTATGAAAACTACTAAAAAGGAACCTTACGGCCAAATCCAAGCGCTTTTACCACTGAACCAGTGAGATTCTTCTCTTCATTTTCAACAATAGCATGATGTAGTCTTCTATTCACATAGTTTTTGAGGGAGGTTTAGTGAGTGAATCTCTCGATATTCTTGAACATTTAAACCCCAGTTTTCCTATCTCCCATCCCACTAAATGTACATTTATTCTGACAGTAGCTTGGCAAATGACATCCCAGATGTGTCTGACCATTAGTCATGGAGTGTTACAGGTCCATAGGATTACCCTAGGAATGAACCAGTCCAAAGGGGCACAGGAGAACAGCAATCAGGCACAGGGAAGGGGGGAATAAGCCACCTTTTAGTATGCAGTGAGAGCATTCACATTAGGAGCTGATGCAGAATAGCTAGTGAGTTGGAAATTCACATTAGATCTCACCCATTGTGGTCATCCATGTAGACAATTTTGTGTTTTAATCTCAGGCACtgttaatctcattttaaaatgtgttcccTTTATACTATGCTAAGCACACTCTTCTATATGGTCACTTGTTTCAGAGGAATACTAATTGCATCACATTTACCAAAATGCTCATTCAGAGAAATATATTACTGAGTCTTTCTAGAAAATAGGCAGTTAAGGCTCTGGGCCTGAGAGGATACAAAACAATCTTTCAGCTTGCCACAAGGTCACATGAACTACATGCTTAATGACCTCTCTCTGcccttttccattaaaaacaagGATTAAAACCATGATTTCTGACAAATATTTAAGCCGCCTTGTATGAAAGGGCAATTTCATTAGCTAACAGCAAAATTGAACTGTtctcagagaaaaacagagaaatgaaattCAAAGCTGTTGCTTTAGTGCTCAGAGTAGGGTAGCCACGCACTCCTCTGGGGCACTGGGGGAATATGGCACTGCTTGATTCTGTAGCTGCCCCGACAGAGCCAGCAACTGCCTCTCCTCTCAGATGACCAGCGACAGATGTAGCAATCTCAGCTACAGGTGGATGCTTCTTGAAAGTATCAGGTCATCTTACATAAGGACTGTGCTCCCTAGCTTCTGCCATATCAATacacttgtttttttcttcccttccctaaATAATTTGTCTGCTGTTTGGCCTAATTTTAAAGGTGTACGTTACTGAACTACAGGCTATTGAACTACAGAGCAtttcaaaatatctttatttCAAATGTTGTTCTCATAGCAGCTGTTTCCTTTCACCATGCAAGTCATCAAGAACCGTTTCTTTATTTGAcctttgctttcagcttttcagacTACATACCATTATGAGGACAGCACTTTCTGTATCTGTGCCTTCAGCGTATCCAGAGCTCTATTTACTGTGGGTTGGAGAGTGTGTTTTGTCTGTCTTATCTTCACACCAGTGGTACAAGACGCCAAATACCTTGTCTGTTATCGCACACTTAAGTAATAGTCCTGAGAGAAGTACAGATATTAGAACTGTCGCTGAATTAGATAAGGGTGCTGACTGTGCACAGTAGACCATGAAGAGTGTGATAACTAGGAAGAGGGTAAATCAATCAAAAAGGGATAACGGTTCCTATTGCTTTCCAACTGAGCATCACAAAGTGGCTTCTAGAAGTCTGTTAGCTTATGTGTCacactaaaaaaattttaaatgggtATCATTCGTGGCAATGCCCTTGCCAATGGTAGTAATTGGGGAGCAAGAATTCAAAGGAGGAAAAATCATGGACACTAAAAAATTGCTTTCGTCCAGAAAGAGTTGAGAGCATACAGGGTACCCAAATGAGAATAATCTTCTGCTCCTGTGCATAAATAGGCCAGATTTCAAAGACAACATCTGCCTTGGGAAGGGGATTATTTACACTGTGTAATCAGCACAATACCCGGCACAGCTGGGGACCCACTCTTTGTGGATCTAGACTACTGTGTAGGAGAAACAACAAGAACAGGATGGTGCATCAAAGTCTTTAAGTATTTGTCCCATATTTCCTTAGCATCATAAAATCCTGATGTAGAGTATATTTCCATCTAAGCAGCCTCTAAAGAACTTAATCAGGCTacaagaaaactggaaaagcagatacaattttttttctacttgtcTGCATACCTGTCTGTACCTTTAATTTTAGGGCACTGTAAAAAGAAACATTCCAAATGAAACACGAGCAGGTTGTTCTATGCTGCCAGTACTGACAAACAAACCATTTCAAAGTGATACAGGCCACCAACACAGCCAGGAAATTCCACTCTCAGTATTGCCACAGTGGGTGGTGATGGAGGCAGCGGCTTAAAAAACAAATCCGGAACAATTATTAAAAATGTACCTGTCTCCTGTAACGGAGGCTGCCTATGCACAATGGTCTGAATAAAGTTTGGTAATCATGGAGAGAAAAAGTTGCTCCTGAAGAAGGAACAAAACCATATGCATTACTTGAATATTTTCTTGCTGTATTGGAGCATCTTCCAGATATTCATTCAAGATGTGCCATAAGAGGGTATTTTGATGCGGTGTCGAGCAGTGGGGGAAACACAATGAACGTAGACCAAAGTGAGCATTATGGTCTGGAAACAAAGTATAATGCCGGTTCATCATAGACTCTGATTCATGAGAAAACTAAAGCATGCTCTTTTATTTGGGGGCAGGTTTCCTCTCTATTTTtgggaaaaatttattttcatctcagCTTCTATTTACAAAGTATACCTATTACTTTGCAGAGGTGTTTTAAGAATTTATAAATGCTATATGTATCAATATTAATTCTTgctaaatgcattttctttctgctttgctttccgTATTTCATGCTTTTATCATATTGTATGATTTTATAGTGCAGCACAGACAGGATCAGATAGGCTAATGATACATACTAGAAAATAACTTCAGCATCTTGCATGGCTGAGCCACTGTCCCTGCACTTCTCtttaattttaaacaggaaactattttttatatttcaggaGTTGATAGCTGCTCATCAAGACCATGCAAAAATATAGGTAAGACACAAttgcatcacttgttttataGTTTTAATTGCCTTTCTAGATCAGAAAATACTGCtcttgaagaaaataattgacCTTTTTTTGCAGCAcaatttaacatatttttgtCTGAGGGGGTTTCCCATGCTGTTGGTTGCTGACTTCACAAAGTCAAACTGTGAAGTAGCAAGAGGTCCTCGGTCagtttactttcttttccttctccaatAAATTTTCAAAATGAGAGTTGCACAAcatctgaaatttttttcagacagtttaaaatgtgatttctggGTTGCATGCAGGTGTATTCATGCAGTGATATTTGTCCTCTACTCTTCTCATTATGTTAGTGATAAAGGCGCTAAAGCCATCTATGTAATTCGGTTTAAACTTTATGTGCTGCTTTAAACCACTATGTACTCTAGAAAGGAAAGATAGGTCTTGTAGTTAAAGCACTTATGTAGGAGTTTTGGGTTCTCATCTAATTTTAAGTTTTCAGCTACATGATTAGGGTGCAGATTATGAACTATAAAACAGAGATAATTACCATCATCTTTGTCCCAGCCTGTTTTATCTATGAACAGGACAATCATCATGAGGCAGGGATTATATGTCTGTATAGTGTTTCATCCAAGGAGGCCTTTTATACATTACCAAATAACTCACTGATCCAATGCTAACAGTGACCTCTACAGCCTTGTAGCGGGTAACAGGCCAGATCTTAACTCATCtcatttattatttcagtaatgTCTTACATGACCAGAATGATGCACTGGTATCTCATTGTACAGGCTGCTTTCCACAGCCAGACTATTCTGACTACCTGCATGCCTTAAGTTTCAATCGCATGGTTCACTTGATTTGTTTAAATTAGTTTCTTAACATTTCAGGGATTCTTTTCACTGCTATGTGAGTGACTGTGCTTACTGTTTTCATGTCTTCAGATCAGCCTCATGTGTCTGAGCCCCAGGTGATAGTGGAATTTGAAAATGGAAACTTCAAGTTCACATTCCGCAACCCCAAAAATGTGAGTGAGTTCAGTATGACCCTCTTCAAAGGGCAAGAAAAGAAGGAGATCTGTGCACTCCATTTGAGCAAGGAGAAAGTTATCCCCAAGAGTAATGTCACCTACTGTCAGACAGAGCATTCAAATAGCAGCACCACTTTCATTCTTCAGAATCTGGAAAGAAAGCATATCGACATTTACACCTACTGCCTGGAGATGTTCTTACCCCCTCCTTATATAGATTGCCGGCTGAAAGAAACCTATTTGTATATCCAAGGTAAGTTTACTTCTCCCCTCGCTTCAGTACTGGCAAGTAGACATTTGGCATAGCTATGCTGCAGTGAAAAATGTGACTAGAGTTTGCACAGATATTTCCAAGACAGCTTAAAACTACTCAGCAGGGGACTGGTAACAGTGGAGCTGTCTTGGCGGACTGCTCAACATGGACCCTCCATACTTAATCATCTTCTAGGGCAGGTTTGCTGATCTCTGCATATTGTTGGTGTCACCCAAGGTAGCTAGACTACATCTTCTGGAGTACAGCAGTCCTACCTTTGCCTGCAGCAGAAATTTCTCCACCTTCCAAGCCGCTGAATGTAAATGTTAAGATTATTTCTAGCCAGGGGAAAAATAAATCCGTGAATTCATTCTGAGAGCTATCTTCATGTGCTTAggattaattaataaataaataaataaataaataaataatctgtcAAATATCAGTGCCAGTAGTGGTATATGGAACTCTCTGATGCCACTCAGATGTGAAGAAGATGGTGTTTACCTCTGAAGCAGGCCTTAGCTTTAGAGCCTTCTTAGAGCAGAACAGATGCACAGCTGCTGAGAATTTTTGGCCTTTTACTGAAAAGGGCTTGGACTAACTTCAGAAGACTTGCTGCACAGGCTTTAATTTTGAATTGCCTTTCACTCAGTGGTTCTTTGGTATATTAAGATGAAAGAATTAATAGTGGTTTTGCTTGGTTCTCCATATAGTTCAGTTGCAACATGGTACTGGCTGTTGTCCTTCCCTTGCCATCTTTTCCTATCTCTCAAAACCAGGACTAAACAAAGACAGAAGCTGAAATGCTAAGGCTTCTGCTAATGTGGTTGGGTCATATTATCTCTCAGCCCTCTCTGAACTTAAAAGAGCTTCTCAGAATCAAGCTATGACATCCTTTTTTATCTGCAGTGTTTCCCAAAGCCCTCC belongs to Athene noctua chromosome 7, bAthNoc1.hap1.1, whole genome shotgun sequence and includes:
- the ICOS gene encoding LOW QUALITY PROTEIN: inducible T-cell costimulator (The sequence of the model RefSeq protein was modified relative to this genomic sequence to represent the inferred CDS: deleted 2 bases in 1 codon; substituted 1 base at 1 genomic stop codon) — protein: MNSSPSSQXTEGWCLCQASMKTVAVTFCVLCFLFEALYGVDSCSSRPCKNIDQPHVSEPQVIVEFENGNFKFTFRNPKNVSEFSMTLFKGQEKKEICALHLSKEKVIPKSNVTYCQTEHSNSSTTFILQNLERKHIDIYTYCLEMFLPPPYIDCRLKETYLYIQDKEDCISLGLMSWIIIGLIIFAMISCICCVVVCCLRNKNQQCESNSHEYNSEYMPMAAVNAAKKPRI